The following proteins are encoded in a genomic region of Takifugu flavidus isolate HTHZ2018 chromosome 3, ASM371156v2, whole genome shotgun sequence:
- the haus6 gene encoding HAUS augmin-like complex subunit 6, producing MANPASLQKRNGKYLWFSLLGLGFQPDSATSSIGKSNVKHINLGPNMFDKPNKDAFYIVTHFLLDKLNPTRFSEAYRFCWPITSHKADAEFRKVTCAWLREIMDEGANAGSRVAASLFLSPGGPKFTSLMLSLAHHVMLQEMKTFHTEGSWVPEAAATPASSLNVAAKRLELVHRRFLRTAVEQDRFLHEYQRRAQLLVQSVKDLRAEGAKYDELLRRHGDVSSSHGASPAEKIRKVRSLWATVDGMLSSIKAEQEAVGSVLQGEVDQYVLDGTDRVLTVPQSLQARVEQLPHQLSSGRLYERGQLDLLCLLELTTQSLQLLREERRRLPDAPGAGVGAARLQDTRGQMSRALQSLQLLRQKISKDAIPEARNGVQELEANWDRKWSQTLRDSPLAAFLQEDHAVGLLSPMAPLSFEPVADASFSVFSQFPAALLGEPRPQEVEPEAQEVEPRRPGRSSPEAAAPADRAPLQANTSLDWLLDTPPSPRTPVAQVGVELQAAVKNATKGVRSETEILELEWENLAAQFADAVATPSEGGVKAVDLESLLGTLHTDPFSTRKQLPRTPDSLISDVKSSWRKAVEEDRAEKLGRPGQQEAPSRTPPPLWDTLSIDASGDDGVLFGLEQETLPELPSLDEEDGSFLDRLGTPDQDVSASGQDWRVDLTGTTEKVFSLDLDSLETPSSPKTREYVLPNLITFSPIDDRKC from the exons ATGGCGAACCCGGCTTCGTTGCAGAAAAGAAATGGGAAATATTTATGGTTCTCCCTCCTTGGGTTGGGATTTCAACCGGACTCCGCGACTTCATCCATCGGCAAATCCAACGTGAAACACATCAACCTGGGACC GAACATGTTCGACAAACCCAATAAAGACGCTTTCTACATAGTCACCCATTTTCTGTTGGACAAGTTGAACCCGACGCGGTTCAGTGAAGCGTACAG GTTCTGCTGGCCGATTACGAGTCACAAAGCGGACGCAGAGTTCCGTAAAGTCACCTGTGCCTGGCTGCGAGAAATTATG GACGAAGGAGCCAACGCAGGATCCAGAGTGGCGGCGTCCTTGTTCCTCTCGCCCGGAGGACCCAAGTtcaccagcctgatgctgagtTTGGCCCATCACGTCATGCTGCAGGAGATGAAGACCTTCCACACAG AGGGCAGCTGGGTTCCCGAGGCCGCCGCCACGCCCGCCTCCTCGCTCAACGTGGCCGCCAAGCGCTTGGAGCTGGTCCACAGGAGGTTCCTGAGGACCGCCGTGGAGCAGGATCGCTTCCTCCACGAGTACCAGAGGAGAGCCCA GCTGCTGGTTCAATCTGTGAAGGACCTCCGAGCAGAAGGAGCCAAGTACGACGAGCTCCTCAG GCGCCACGGCGACGTCTCCTCCTCACACGGAGCTTCTCCAGCTGAGAAGATCAGAAAG GTTCGCTCCCTCTGGGCCACCGTTGATGGAATGCTGTCCAGCATCAAAGCCGAGCAGGAAGCTGTGGGAAGCGTTCTGCAGGGAGAGGTGGACCAGTACGTCCTGGACGGGACCGATCGGGTCCTGACCGTCCCCCAGAGCCTGCAGGCGCGTGTGGAGCAGCTGCCTCACCAG CTGAGCTCGGGCCGCCTGTACGAGCGTGGCCAGCTGGACCTGCTGTGTCTGCTGGAGCTGACGACCCAgagcctgcagctgctgcgggaggAGCGGCGCCGGCTCCCCGACGCCCCCGGAGCGGGCGTGGGCGCGGCGCGGCTGCAGGACACGCGTGGGCAGATGTCGCGGGCGCTGCAGAGTCTGCAGCTCCTCCG GCAGAAGATCTCCAAGGATGCGATTCCCGAAGCCAGGAACGGCGTCCAAGAGCTGGAGGCcaactgggacaggaagtggtcgCAAACGCTGCGGGATTCTCCGCTCGCCGCTTTCCTCCAGGAGGACCAC GCCGTGGGGCTCCTGTCGCCGATGGCGCCGCTGTCCTTCGAACCAGTGGCCGACGCCAGCTTCAGCGTCTTCTCCCAGTTTCCTGCCGCGCTTCTGGGTGAGCCGCgaccacaggaagtggagcccgaagcacaggaagtggagccgAGGCGCCCCGGCCGGAGCAG TCCTGAAGCCGCCGCTCCTGCTGACAGGGCGCCATTGCAGGCGAACACCTCCCTGGACTGGCTGTTGGACACGCCGCCGTCTCCGAGGACGCCCGTCGCTCAGGTCGGTGTAGAACTTCAGGCCGCGGTGAAGAACGCCACGAAGGGCGTGAGGTCCGAGACGGAGATTTTAGAGCTGGAGTGGGAGAACCTGGCGGCTCAG TTTGCAGATGCTGTGGCGACTCCTTCAGAGGGCGGAGTCAAAGCTGTGGACCTGGAGTCTCTGCTCGGCACGCTTCACACGGACCCGTTCTCCACCAGGAAGCAGCTGCCTCGCACCCCCGACAGCCTGA TTTCAGACGTCAAGAGCTCGTGGCGCAAAGCCGTGGAGGAGGACCGAGCGGAGAAACTGGGCCGCCCTGGCCAGCAGGAGGCGCCCTCACGCACCCCACCGCCTCTTTGGGACACCTTGTCCATCGACGCGAGCGGCGACGACGGCGTTCTGTTCGGGCTGGAACAGGAAACGCTGCCCGAGCTGCCGAGCCTGGACGAGGAGGACGGCTCCTTCCTGGACCGCCTGGGGACGCCGGACCAGGACGTCTCTGCGTCGGGCCAGGACTGGCGCGTGGACTTGACGGGAACCACAGAGAAAGTGTTCTCACTGGACCTGGACAGTCTGGAGACGCCGTCCTCGCCCAAGACGCGGGAGTACGTCCTCCCCAACCTGATCACCTTCTCCCCCATCGACGACAGGAAGTGTTGA
- the plaa gene encoding phospholipase A-2-activating protein, producing the protein MASSNSYKLRCSIPGHEMDVRGLASTVFPEGAFVSVSRDRTGRVWVPNSSPDGGFSEMHCVSGHSNFVSCVCMIAPTDKYPRGLIATGGNDNNICVFSLDQEQPLYILKGHKNTVCTLSSGKFGTLLSGSWDSTAKVWLNEKCMMTLEGHSAAVWAVLILPEQGLMLSGSADKTIKLWRAGHCDRTFTGHEDCVRGLAVISSTEFFSCSNDTSVRRWLVTGECVQVYHSHTNYIYSMAVFPNSQDFISTGEDRSLRIWRGGECSQTIRLPAQSVWCCCILPNGDVVVGASDGIIRVFTEAEDRTASPEDLQAFEDELARATIDPKTGDLGDIKLEDLPGREHLAEPGQRDGQTRLIKEGQKVEAYQWSVADDRWVKIGDVVAGSNQQTSKSVMYEGKEYDYVFTIDINEGGPSLKLPYSVSEDPWLTAHNFLQRNDLSPMFLDQVANFIIENTKGHVVGPSAPGVADPFTGGARYVPGASDGRSGFGADPFTGSGRYIPGSGPDPSAPVGVADPFTGGGAYSSAALRHTTTNIYFPKTEAVTFEQANTSQIFAKLKELNEGTPPEHRLTEETLDTLEGLLEAVSDPSKPPPTLQQMSLLWKAVHWPEDIVFPVLDILRLAVRHPLVNERLCGEAEGIQLCNHLLSLMSPEGRPANQMLALRTLCNCFSGRQGRALLMAHRDTVLSRAADLSAVCNKNIHIALATVALNYAGCLHSQPDLEAKAQCLSVVSKALETVQDKEAVFRLLVALGTTVAFDKTAQDLARSLGVNSQISKYSSGSEPSKVAECCRLVLKELQ; encoded by the exons ATGGCATCTTCCAACTCCTACAAGCTCCGGTGCTCCATCCCCGGTCATGAAATGGATGTTAGGGGACTCGCATCGACTGTTTTCCCCGAGGGAGCGTTCGTGTCTGTGTCCAGAGACCGAACCGGAAGAGTCTGGGTCCCAAACTCAAG CCCGGACGGAGGCTTCTCAGAGATGCACTGCGTGTCCGGACACTCCAACTTTGTGTCCTGCGTCTGTATGATTGCACCCACTGACAAATACCCCCGAGGGCTCATCGCGACGGGTGGAAACGACAACAACATCTGTGTTTTCTCCCTGGATCAAGAGCAGCCTCTGTACATCCTGAAGGGCCACAAAAACACAG tttGCACGTTGTCGTCCGGTAAGTTCGGAACTCTGCTCAGTGGCTCCTGGGACTCCACCGCCAAAGTCTGGCTCAACGAGAAGTGCATGATGACCTTGGAG GGTCACTCGGCTGCAGTGTGGGCTGTGCTCATCCTCCCTGAGCAGGGCCTCATGCTCTCGGGCTCCGCAGATAAGACCATCAAGCTCTGGAGGGCGGGCCACTGCGACAGGACGTTTACAG GTCACGAGGACTGCGTGCGAGGACTCGCCGTCATCAGCAGCACTGAGTTCTTCTCTTGCAGCAACGACACGAGCGTCAGACGGTGGCTGGTGACGGGAGAGTGTGTACAGGTGTACCACAGCCACACCAACTACATCTACAGCATGGCGGTCTTCCCCAACAGCCAAG ATTTCATTAgcacaggagaggacaggtcGTTGAGgatatggagggggggggagtgttcTCAGACCATCCGCCTGCCCGCCCAGTCGGTCTGGTGCTGCTGCATTCTGCCCAATGGAGACGTTGTGGTGGGAGCCAG CGACGGGATTATCCGAGTGTTCACCGAGGCGGAGGACCGCACGGCCAGCCCCGAGGACCTTCAAGCCTTTGAAGACGAGCTAGCTAGAGCCACCATCGATCCCAAGACCGGCGACCTGGGGGACATCAAGCTGGAGGACCTGCCTGGCAGAGAACACCTGGCTGAGCCTG GTCAACGTGACGGACAAACGCGGCTCATTAAAGAGGGGCAGAAGGTGGAGGCGTATCAGTGGAGCGTCGCTGACGACCGCTGGGTGAAGATCGGAGACGTGGTGGCAGGTTCCAACCAGCAGACCTCCAAGAGCGTCATGTACGAGGGGAAG GAGTACGACTACGTCTTCACCATCGACATCAACGAGGGGGGGCCGTCTTTGAAGCTGCCCTACAGCGTGTCCGAGGACCCCTGGCTGACCGCCCACAACTTCTTACAGAGGAACGACCTCAGTCCCATGTTCCTCGACCAGGTCGCCAACTTCATAATTGAGAACACCAAAGGTCACGTGGTGGGGCCGTCAGCACCGGGCGTCGCCGACCCCTTCACCG GAGGAGCTCGCTACGTCCCCGGAGCCTCTGATGGCCGCTCAGGATTCGGCGCCGATCCGTTCACAG GCTCCGGTCGCTACATCCCCGGATCGGGTCCCGACCCCAGCGCTCCAGTGGGCGTGGCCGACCCATTCACAG GTGGAGGCGCCTACTCCTCAGCAGCCCTCAgacacaccaccaccaacatCTACTTCCCCAAAACGGAAGCCGTGACCTTCGAGCAAGCCAACACCTCCCAGATCTTTG CtaagctgaaggagctgaacgaAGGCACGCCTCCTGAGCACAGGCTCACGGAGGAGACGCTGGACACCCtggaggggctgctggaggctgtGTCTGACCCCTCCAAACCTCCCCCCACCCTTCAGCAGATGAGCCTGCTGTGGAAGGCCGTGCACTGGCCCGAAG ACATCGTCTTTCCTGTCCTGGACATTCTAAGACTGGCAGTGCGCCACCCGCTGGTCAACGAGCGCCTCTGCGGGGAAGCAGAGGGAATCCAGCTGTGCAACCACCTGCTGAGCCTGATGAGTCCTGAGGGCCGGCCCGCCAACCAGATGTTGGCCCTGAGGACTCTGTGCAACTGCTTCAGCGGCAGACAGGGTCGCGCCCTCCTCATGGCCCACCGTGACACCGTGCTGTCACGCGCTGCCGACTTGTCCGCCGTCTGCAACAAGAACATCCACATCGCCCTGGCAACAGTGGCGTTGAACTACGCGGGCTGCCTGCACAGTCAGCCCGACCTGGAGGCCAAGGCGCAGTGCCTGTCGGTGGTCAGCAAAGCTCTGGAGACGGTGCAGGACAAGGAGGCCGtgttcaggctgctggtggCGCTGGGAACCACCGTGGCCTTTGACAAGACGGCTCAGGATCTGGCTCGCTCACTGGGGGTCAACTCGCAGATTTCAAAATATTCATCGGGCTCCGAGCCGTCCAAGGTGGCCGAGTGTTGTCGGCTGGTTTTAAAAGAACTCCAGTGA
- the LOC130523056 gene encoding nuclear factor 1 B-type-like isoform X5, whose amino-acid sequence MYSPICLTQDEFHPFIEALLPHVRAIAYTWFNLQARKRKYFKKHEKRMSKDEERAVKDELLGEKPEVKQKWASRLLAKLRKDIRQEYREDFVLSVTGKKHPCCVLSNPDQKGKIRRIDCLRQADKVWRLDLVMVILFKGIPLESTDGERLVKSPHCTNPALCVQPHHITVSVKELDLFLAYYVQDQDSQQSGSPSHNEPGKTPLPVYLEDSFIKSGVFSVAELVRVARMPITHGAAVNFSMADMSSQPYYHDLNSSVGLHRSLSSPPGSKRPKTVSMDENMDTSPTGPDFYSSPSSPASSRANWHDRDGDMSSPTMKKPDKPLFSPTSPQDSSPRLSTFPQPHHPGLTGVGHSVISTRSPPPHSPLQFSASAILPPAPSSYFSHTTIRYPPHLSPADPLKSYVPSYDPSSPQSSQPNSSGQVVGKVPGHFTPVLAPSPHHGAVRPVSLSMPDTKPITTSTEGYSAPGTPTANRFVGLSPRDPAFLHQQQSWYLGELSSIPSVERDADPANKCPPELQHKHHW is encoded by the exons ATGTATTCCCCGATCTGCCTCACGCAG GATGAATTTCACCCCTTCATCGAGGCGCTGCTGCCCCACGTCCGCGCCATCGCCTACACCTGGTTCAACCTCCAGGCCCGAAAACGCAAATACTTCAAGAAGCACGAGAAGCGGATGTCCAAGGACGAGGAGCGCGCGGTGAAGGACGAGCTCCTGGGCGAGAAGCCGGAGGTCAAGCAGAAGTGGGCGTCCCGGCTGCTGGCCAAGCTGCGCAAGGACATCCGGCAGGAGTACCGCGAGGACTTCGTGCTCAGCGTGACGGGCAAGAAGCACCCGTGCTGCGTGCTGTCCAACCCCGACCAGAAGGGCAAGATCCGCCGCATCGACTGCCTCCGGCAGGCCGACAAGGTGTGGCGCCTGGACCTGGTGATGGTCATCCTCTTCAAAGGGATCCCGCTGGAGAGCACGGACGGCGAGCGGCTCGTCAAGTCGCCACATTGCACCAACCCAGCACTTTGTGTCCAGCCGCACCACATCACCGTGTCGGTCAAGGAGCTGGACCTGTTCCTGGCCTACTACGTCCAGGACCAAG ACTCGCAGCAGTCAGGAAGTCCCAGTCACAATGAGCCGGGCAAGACCCCTCTTCCAG TCTACCTGGAGGACAGCTTCATCAAATCAGGAGTCTTCAGCGTAGCAGAACTGGTGCGAGTGGCCAGAA TGCCCATCACCCACGGCGCGGCGGTGAACTTCTCCATGGCCGACATGTCCAGCCAGCCGTACTACCACGACCTGAACTCCAGCGTGGGGCTGCACCGCTCGCTGTCCTCGCCGCCAGGAAG CAAAAGGCCCAAAACCGTCAGCATGGACGAGAACATGGACACGAGCCCGACTGGACCCGACTTCTACTCCTCGCCCAGCTCACCGGCCAGCAGCCGGGCCAACTGGCACGACCGGGACGGAG ACATGTCCTCTCCCACCATGAAGAAGCCGGACAAGCCGCTGTTCAGCCCCACCTCCCCGCAGGACTCCTCGCCACGACTCAGCACTTTCCCCCAGCCTCACCACCCCGGGCTCACGGGCGTCGGACACAGTG TGATCTCCACGAGGAGCCCGCCGCCGCACTCCCCCCTGCAGTTCTCGGCCTCGGCCATCCTGCCGCCGGCGCCGTCTTCCTACTTCTCGCACACCACCATCCgctaccccccccacctcagccccGCAGACCCCCTGAAGAGCTACGTGCCGTCGTACGACCCGTCCAGCCCCCAGAGCAGCCAG CCCAACAGCAGTGGTCAGGTGGTCGGGAAGGTGCCGGGCCACTTCACCCCGGTTCTGGCTCCCTCGCCGCACCACGGCGCCGTGCGGCCCGTGTCGCTCTCCATGCCTGACACCAAGCCCATCACCACATCCACGGAAG GATATTCAGCCCCCGGCACCCCAACGGCCAATCGCTTCGTAGGCCTGAGCCCCAGAGACCCCGCCTTCCTCCACCAGCAACAG
- the LOC130523056 gene encoding nuclear factor 1 B-type-like isoform X4, with translation MYSPICLTQDEFHPFIEALLPHVRAIAYTWFNLQARKRKYFKKHEKRMSKDEERAVKDELLGEKPEVKQKWASRLLAKLRKDIRQEYREDFVLSVTGKKHPCCVLSNPDQKGKIRRIDCLRQADKVWRLDLVMVILFKGIPLESTDGERLVKSPHCTNPALCVQPHHITVSVKELDLFLAYYVQDQDSQQSGSPSHNEPGKTPLPVYLEDSFIKSGVFSVAELVRVARMPITHGAAVNFSMADMSSQPYYHDLNSSVGLHRSLSSPPGSKRPKTVSMDENMDTSPTGPDFYSSPSSPASSRANWHDRDGDMSSPTMKKPDKPLFSPTSPQDSSPRLSTFPQPHHPGLTGVGHSVISTRSPPPHSPLQFSASAILPPAPSSYFSHTTIRYPPHLSPADPLKSYVPSYDPSSPQSSQPNSSGQVVGKVPGHFTPVLAPSPHHGAVRPVSLSMPDTKPITTSTEAPEEAWLTAVCLSGYSAPGTPTANRFVGLSPRDPAFLHQQQSWYLGELSSIPSVERDADPANKCPPELQHKHHW, from the exons ATGTATTCCCCGATCTGCCTCACGCAG GATGAATTTCACCCCTTCATCGAGGCGCTGCTGCCCCACGTCCGCGCCATCGCCTACACCTGGTTCAACCTCCAGGCCCGAAAACGCAAATACTTCAAGAAGCACGAGAAGCGGATGTCCAAGGACGAGGAGCGCGCGGTGAAGGACGAGCTCCTGGGCGAGAAGCCGGAGGTCAAGCAGAAGTGGGCGTCCCGGCTGCTGGCCAAGCTGCGCAAGGACATCCGGCAGGAGTACCGCGAGGACTTCGTGCTCAGCGTGACGGGCAAGAAGCACCCGTGCTGCGTGCTGTCCAACCCCGACCAGAAGGGCAAGATCCGCCGCATCGACTGCCTCCGGCAGGCCGACAAGGTGTGGCGCCTGGACCTGGTGATGGTCATCCTCTTCAAAGGGATCCCGCTGGAGAGCACGGACGGCGAGCGGCTCGTCAAGTCGCCACATTGCACCAACCCAGCACTTTGTGTCCAGCCGCACCACATCACCGTGTCGGTCAAGGAGCTGGACCTGTTCCTGGCCTACTACGTCCAGGACCAAG ACTCGCAGCAGTCAGGAAGTCCCAGTCACAATGAGCCGGGCAAGACCCCTCTTCCAG TCTACCTGGAGGACAGCTTCATCAAATCAGGAGTCTTCAGCGTAGCAGAACTGGTGCGAGTGGCCAGAA TGCCCATCACCCACGGCGCGGCGGTGAACTTCTCCATGGCCGACATGTCCAGCCAGCCGTACTACCACGACCTGAACTCCAGCGTGGGGCTGCACCGCTCGCTGTCCTCGCCGCCAGGAAG CAAAAGGCCCAAAACCGTCAGCATGGACGAGAACATGGACACGAGCCCGACTGGACCCGACTTCTACTCCTCGCCCAGCTCACCGGCCAGCAGCCGGGCCAACTGGCACGACCGGGACGGAG ACATGTCCTCTCCCACCATGAAGAAGCCGGACAAGCCGCTGTTCAGCCCCACCTCCCCGCAGGACTCCTCGCCACGACTCAGCACTTTCCCCCAGCCTCACCACCCCGGGCTCACGGGCGTCGGACACAGTG TGATCTCCACGAGGAGCCCGCCGCCGCACTCCCCCCTGCAGTTCTCGGCCTCGGCCATCCTGCCGCCGGCGCCGTCTTCCTACTTCTCGCACACCACCATCCgctaccccccccacctcagccccGCAGACCCCCTGAAGAGCTACGTGCCGTCGTACGACCCGTCCAGCCCCCAGAGCAGCCAG CCCAACAGCAGTGGTCAGGTGGTCGGGAAGGTGCCGGGCCACTTCACCCCGGTTCTGGCTCCCTCGCCGCACCACGGCGCCGTGCGGCCCGTGTCGCTCTCCATGCCTGACACCAAGCCCATCACCACATCCACGGAAG cTCCAGAAGAGGCGTGGCTAACTGCAGTCTGTCTGTCAGGATATTCAGCCCCCGGCACCCCAACGGCCAATCGCTTCGTAGGCCTGAGCCCCAGAGACCCCGCCTTCCTCCACCAGCAACAG
- the zdhhc21 gene encoding palmitoyltransferase ZDHHC21, whose protein sequence is MKLRLHFVVDPMGWLCVSLVLGVWFYNTVFVPQLVLFPHYSEGHIPWTVVVCYYAASALCLAALLRASTADPGRLPAEPHIPQSERQHWELCNKCNLMRPKRSHHCSRCGHCVRRMDHHCPWINNCVGEDNHWLFLQLCFYTQLLSLFTLLLDFCQYYYFLPLTRLDQERFATRHELALLRLSALMALLMFGGMSGLFYTQLTGILSDTTTIEKMAHFSNEMFTSKRSWQFALAEVCGTRWKLLWFLPLRSRQPLQGGRYSRAHV, encoded by the exons aTGAAGCTCCGCCTACACTTCGTGGTCGACCCCATGGGCTGGCTGTGCGTCAGCCTGGTGTTGGGGGTCTGGTTCTACAACACCGTCTTTGTCCCCCAGCTGGTGCTATTCCCACACTACAGCGAAGGTCACATCCCCTGGACCGTCGTCGTCT gttatTACGCAGCGTCGGCGCTCTGCCTCGCCGCCCTGCTCAGAGCCTCCACCGCGGATCCAGGACGCCTTCCTGCGGAGCCCCACATACCTCAGTCAG AGCGGCAACACTGGGAGCTGTGCAACAAGTGCAACCTGATGCGGCCCAAGAGGTCGCACCACTGCAGCCGCTGCGGCCACTGCGTCCGGCGCATGGACCACCACTGCCCCTG GATCAACAACTGCGTCGGCGAGGACAACCACTggctcttcctgcagctctgcttctACACGCAGCTGCTCAGCCTCTTCACGCTGCTGCTCGACTTCTGTCAGTATTACTACTTCCTGCCGCTGACCCGCCTCGATCAG GAGCGGTTCGCCACCCGCCACGAGCTGGCGCTGCTCCGCCTCTCGGCGCTCATGGCCCTGCTCATGTTCGGGGGGATGTCCGGCCTCTTTTACACGCAGCTGACGGGGATCCTGTCG GACACGACCACCATCGAGAAGATGGCCCACTTTTCCAACGAGAT GTTCACTTCCAAGAGGTCCTGGCAGTTCGCCCTGGCGGAGGTTTGTGGAACTCGCTGGAAGCTCTTGTGGTTCCTCCCCCTGCGGAGCCGGCAGCCGCTCCAGGGGGGGCGCTACAGCCGCGCCCACGTGTAG